The following are from one region of the Ochotona princeps isolate mOchPri1 chromosome 4, mOchPri1.hap1, whole genome shotgun sequence genome:
- the ROBO4 gene encoding roundabout homolog 4 isoform X1 produces MDCRAVDLQGGGWPLPLLLLLIRGGMAQDSPPQILIHPEDQLLEGAGPALMSCRASGQPPPTIRWLLNGQPLNMEPPGLHNLLSNGTLLLLRPPTRGRAHDEQALSTALGVYTCEASNRLGTAVSRGALLSVAVLQEDFQIQPRDTVAVEGKQVILECGPPRGYPEPIVSWWKDGTPLALQPGQHMVSRGSLLMTRAEKRDAGIYMCVATNTAGRRESRAARLSVQDSQDHREHLQLLAVRIQLENVTLLTPDPTKGPKPGPAVWLSWKVSGPAAPAQSYTALFRTQTAPGGQGGPWAEVLLAGYQSAELRGLRWGQDYEFKVRPSSGRAQGPDSNVLLLRLPEQVPSAPPQEVTLKPGNSSILVSWVPPPAENHNGIIRGYEIWSLGNTSLSPANWTVVGGQTQLEITTQAPGFYCVQVAAVTGAGAGQPSSPVCLLLEQSMERATWDPSKPGVWTLEQLKATLMRPEIIATGAVVLWLLLLGTAVCIHRRRRAGLHLGPGLYRYTSEDAILKHRMDHSDSPWLADTWRSTSGSRDLSSSSSLNSRLGVDPRDPLDCRRSLISWDPRSPGVPLLPDTSTFYGSLIAEMPSGAPARPSPQTPAARRLPPQLARGSSPWPSSDSLCSRRGLNSPRLSLAPAEVWKAKKKQELHQANSSPLLRAGHPVELWAWELGNRGSKNLSPSPGVMPRALVAWRALGPQLLNSSNELATRPLPPTATSPRGTSPQSQQKQPLVERQASPSIPLPAAPSPILNSPRPTSPQASSLSGPSPASSRLSSSSLSSLEEDQDSVLTPEEVALCLELSEGEETPRNSISPMPRAPSPPSTYGYISVPTASGLADMGRAGEGMGSQVGGLLCPPRACPTPTPSEGSLANGWGSASEDNAPSARASLVSSSDGSFLADAHFARALAMAVDSFGFGLEPREADCVFTGASSPPSPGDDLSLPPWEWRPDWLEDVEINHSQRLGRGLPPWPPDSQLTFWRSQLSCPVPKPGDSS; encoded by the exons ATGGACTGTAGGGCAGTGGACCTCCAGGGGGGCGGCTGgcccctgcctctcctgctgctgctcatcCGGG gAGGCATGGCTCAGGACTCCCCACCCCAAATCCTCATCCACCCTGAGGACCAACTCCTTGAGGGCGCTGGTCCTGCCCTCATGAGCTGCCGAGCATCCGGCCAGCCACCCCCCACCATCCGCTGGCTGCTGAATGGGCAGCCTCTGAACATGGAGCCCCCAGGCCTACACAACCTCCTGTCGAATGGAACCCTCCTGCTACTGCGGCCCCCCACCCGGGGCCGTGCCCATGATGAACAGGCCCTGTCCACGGCCCTGGGCGTCTACACTTGTGAAGCCAGCAATCGACTGGGCACTGCCGTCAGTCGGGGCGCTCTACTGTCTGTGGCTG TGCTCCAAGAGGATTTCCAGATTCAGCCTCGGGATACAGTGGCGGTGGAAGGCAAGCAGGTGATTCTGGAGTGTGGGCCGCCCAGGGGATACCCAGAGCCCATCGTCTCATGGTGGAAAGATGGGACACCCCTGGCCCTCCAGCCAGGGCAGCACATG GTGTCCAGGGGGTCCCTGCTGATGACGAGAGCAGAGAAGAGGGATGCAGGGATCTACATGTGTGTGGCCACCAACACTGCAGGACGACGGGAGAGCCGGGCAGCCAGGCTGTCTGTCCAGG ACTCCCAGGACCACAGGGAGCATCTGCAGCTTCTGGCTGTGCGTATTCAGCTGGAAAATGTGACCCTGCTGACCCCAGACCCTACAAAGGGTCCCAAGCCTGGGCCTGCTGTGTGGCTCAGCTGGAAG GTGAGCggccctgctgcacctgctcagTCCTACACAGCCTTGTTCAGGACGCAGACTGCACCAGGAGGCCAGGGAGGTCCATGGGCAGAGGTTCTGCTGGCCGGATATCAGAGCGCAGAGCTGAGGGGCCTGCGATGGGGCCAGGACTACGAGTTCAAAGTGAGACCATCCTCTGGTCGGGCTCAAGGACCTGACAGCAATGTGCTGCTCCTGAGGCTGCCAGAGCAAG TGCCCAGTGCACCACCCCAGGAGGTGACTCTGAAACCCGGCAACAGCAGTATCCTTGTGAGCTGGGTCCCACCACCTGCTGAAAACCACAATGGCATCATCCGTGGCTACGAG ATCTGGAGCCTGGGCAACACTTCATTGTCCCCAGCCAACTGGACCGTGGTAGGAGGGCAGACACAGCTGGAGATCACCACCCAAGCACCGGGCTTCTACTGTGTGCAAGTGGCTGCAGTCACTGGAGCTGGGGCCGGGCAGCCCAGTAGCCCTGTCTGCCTCCTTTTAG AGCAATCCATGGAAagagccacatgggaccccagTAAGCCTGGTGTCTGGACCCTGGAGCAACTGAAGGCCACCTTGATGCGGCCAGAGATCATCGCCACTGGGGCCGTTGTGTtgtggctcctgctgctgggcaCTGCTGTGTGTATCCATCGCCGGCGTCGAGCTGGGTTGCACCTGGGCCCAG GTCTGTACAGATACACCAGTGAGGACGCCATCCTAAAACACAG GATGGACCACAGCGACTCCCCCTGGCTGGCAGACACTTGGAGATCCACCTCTGGCTCTCGGGAcctcagtagcagcagcagcctcaaCAGTCGGTTGGGAGTGGACCCCCGGGACCCACTAGACTGTCGCCGCTCCT TGATCTCCTGGGATCCGCGAAGCCCCGGGgtgcctctgcttccagacacTAGCACGTTTTATGGCTCCCTCATCGCTGAGATGCCCTCTGGTGCCCCTGCCCGGCCAAGCCCTCAGACCCCAGCTGCCAGGCGTCTCCCGCCCCAGCTGGCCCGGGGCTCCAGcccctggcccagctcagacaGCCTCTGCAGCCGCAGGGGACTCAATTCTCCACGACTGTCTCTGGCCCCTGCCGAGGTTTGGAAGGCCAAAAAGAAGCAGG AGCTGCACCAAGCCAACAGCTCCCCACTGCTCCGGGCCGGTCACCCTGTGGAGCTCTGGGCCTGGGAGTTGGGGAACAGGGGCTCCAAGAACCTTTCCCCAAGCCCAG GAGTTATGCCTCGAGCACTGGTTGCCTGGCGGGCCCTGGGACCACAGCTTCTCAACTCCTCCAATGAGCTGGCTACACGGCCTCTCCCTCCAACAGCCACCTCCCCTCGTGGAACCTCCCCACAGAGTCAGCAGAAACA GCCCTTGGTGGAGCGCCAAGCTTCCCCCTCCATCCCTTTGCCTGCAGCCCCCAGTCCCATCCTTAACTCCCCCAGGCCCACCAGCCCCCAAGCCTCTTCCTTGTCTGGTCCCAGCCCAGCTTCTAGTCGCCTGTCTAGCTCTTCATTGTCATCGCTGGAGGAGGACCAGGATAGTGTGCTGACCCCTGAGGAGGTAGCCCTATGCCTGGAACTCAGTGAGGGCGAAGAGACGCCCAG GAACAGTATCTCGCCTATGCCAAGGGCTCCTTCACCCCCCTCCACCTATGGCTACATCAGTGTCCCGACAGCCTCTGGGCTAGCAGACATGGGCAGGGCTGGAGAAGGGATGGGGTCCCAGGTGGGGGGCCTGTTGTGCCCACCTCGGGCCTGCCCCACGCCCACCCCCAGTGAGGGATCCCTAGCCAACGGCTGGGGCTCAGCCTCTGAGGACAATGCCCCCAGCGCCAGAGCCAGCCTGGTCAGCTCCTCCGATGGCTCCTTCCTGGCTGATGCCCACTTTGCCCGCGCCCTGGCCATGGCCGTGGATAGCTTTGGCTTTGGTCTGGAGCCCAGGGAGGCAGACTGCGTCTTCACAG GTGCCTCATCACCTCCCTCCCCAGGAGAtgacctctccctgcccccttggGAGTGGAGGCCAGACTGGCTAGAGGACGTGGAAATCAACCACAGCCAGCGGCTGGGCAGGGGGCTGCCTCCATGGCCCCCTGACTCCCAGCTCACATTCTGGAGAAGTCAGCTCAGCTGCCCCGTGCCCAAGCCTGGTG ATTCCTCTTGA
- the ROBO4 gene encoding roundabout homolog 4 isoform X2, whose product MDCRAVDLQGGGWPLPLLLLLIRGGMAQDSPPQILIHPEDQLLEGAGPALMSCRASGQPPPTIRWLLNGQPLNMEPPGLHNLLSNGTLLLLRPPTRGRAHDEQALSTALGVYTCEASNRLGTAVSRGALLSVAVLQEDFQIQPRDTVAVEGKQVILECGPPRGYPEPIVSWWKDGTPLALQPGQHMVSRGSLLMTRAEKRDAGIYMCVATNTAGRRESRAARLSVQDSQDHREHLQLLAVRIQLENVTLLTPDPTKGPKPGPAVWLSWKVSGPAAPAQSYTALFRTQTAPGGQGGPWAEVLLAGYQSAELRGLRWGQDYEFKVRPSSGRAQGPDSNVLLLRLPEQVPSAPPQEVTLKPGNSSILVSWVPPPAENHNGIIRGYEIWSLGNTSLSPANWTVVGGQTQLEITTQAPGFYCVQVAAVTGAGAGQPSSPVCLLLEQSMERATWDPSKPGVWTLEQLKATLMRPEIIATGAVVLWLLLLGTAVCIHRRRRAGLHLGPGLYRYTSEDAILKHRMDHSDSPWLADTWRSTSGSRDLSSSSSLNSRLGVDPRDPLDCRRSLISWDPRSPGVPLLPDTSTFYGSLIAEMPSGAPARPSPQTPAARRLPPQLARGSSPWPSSDSLCSRRGLNSPRLSLAPAEVWKAKKKQELHQANSSPLLRAGHPVELWAWELGNRGSKNLSPSPGVMPRALVAWRALGPQLLNSSNELATRPLPPTATSPRGTSPQSQQKQPLVERQASPSIPLPAAPSPILNSPRPTSPQASSLSGPSPASSRLSSSSLSSLEEDQDSVLTPEEVALCLELSEGEETPRCLITSLPRR is encoded by the exons ATGGACTGTAGGGCAGTGGACCTCCAGGGGGGCGGCTGgcccctgcctctcctgctgctgctcatcCGGG gAGGCATGGCTCAGGACTCCCCACCCCAAATCCTCATCCACCCTGAGGACCAACTCCTTGAGGGCGCTGGTCCTGCCCTCATGAGCTGCCGAGCATCCGGCCAGCCACCCCCCACCATCCGCTGGCTGCTGAATGGGCAGCCTCTGAACATGGAGCCCCCAGGCCTACACAACCTCCTGTCGAATGGAACCCTCCTGCTACTGCGGCCCCCCACCCGGGGCCGTGCCCATGATGAACAGGCCCTGTCCACGGCCCTGGGCGTCTACACTTGTGAAGCCAGCAATCGACTGGGCACTGCCGTCAGTCGGGGCGCTCTACTGTCTGTGGCTG TGCTCCAAGAGGATTTCCAGATTCAGCCTCGGGATACAGTGGCGGTGGAAGGCAAGCAGGTGATTCTGGAGTGTGGGCCGCCCAGGGGATACCCAGAGCCCATCGTCTCATGGTGGAAAGATGGGACACCCCTGGCCCTCCAGCCAGGGCAGCACATG GTGTCCAGGGGGTCCCTGCTGATGACGAGAGCAGAGAAGAGGGATGCAGGGATCTACATGTGTGTGGCCACCAACACTGCAGGACGACGGGAGAGCCGGGCAGCCAGGCTGTCTGTCCAGG ACTCCCAGGACCACAGGGAGCATCTGCAGCTTCTGGCTGTGCGTATTCAGCTGGAAAATGTGACCCTGCTGACCCCAGACCCTACAAAGGGTCCCAAGCCTGGGCCTGCTGTGTGGCTCAGCTGGAAG GTGAGCggccctgctgcacctgctcagTCCTACACAGCCTTGTTCAGGACGCAGACTGCACCAGGAGGCCAGGGAGGTCCATGGGCAGAGGTTCTGCTGGCCGGATATCAGAGCGCAGAGCTGAGGGGCCTGCGATGGGGCCAGGACTACGAGTTCAAAGTGAGACCATCCTCTGGTCGGGCTCAAGGACCTGACAGCAATGTGCTGCTCCTGAGGCTGCCAGAGCAAG TGCCCAGTGCACCACCCCAGGAGGTGACTCTGAAACCCGGCAACAGCAGTATCCTTGTGAGCTGGGTCCCACCACCTGCTGAAAACCACAATGGCATCATCCGTGGCTACGAG ATCTGGAGCCTGGGCAACACTTCATTGTCCCCAGCCAACTGGACCGTGGTAGGAGGGCAGACACAGCTGGAGATCACCACCCAAGCACCGGGCTTCTACTGTGTGCAAGTGGCTGCAGTCACTGGAGCTGGGGCCGGGCAGCCCAGTAGCCCTGTCTGCCTCCTTTTAG AGCAATCCATGGAAagagccacatgggaccccagTAAGCCTGGTGTCTGGACCCTGGAGCAACTGAAGGCCACCTTGATGCGGCCAGAGATCATCGCCACTGGGGCCGTTGTGTtgtggctcctgctgctgggcaCTGCTGTGTGTATCCATCGCCGGCGTCGAGCTGGGTTGCACCTGGGCCCAG GTCTGTACAGATACACCAGTGAGGACGCCATCCTAAAACACAG GATGGACCACAGCGACTCCCCCTGGCTGGCAGACACTTGGAGATCCACCTCTGGCTCTCGGGAcctcagtagcagcagcagcctcaaCAGTCGGTTGGGAGTGGACCCCCGGGACCCACTAGACTGTCGCCGCTCCT TGATCTCCTGGGATCCGCGAAGCCCCGGGgtgcctctgcttccagacacTAGCACGTTTTATGGCTCCCTCATCGCTGAGATGCCCTCTGGTGCCCCTGCCCGGCCAAGCCCTCAGACCCCAGCTGCCAGGCGTCTCCCGCCCCAGCTGGCCCGGGGCTCCAGcccctggcccagctcagacaGCCTCTGCAGCCGCAGGGGACTCAATTCTCCACGACTGTCTCTGGCCCCTGCCGAGGTTTGGAAGGCCAAAAAGAAGCAGG AGCTGCACCAAGCCAACAGCTCCCCACTGCTCCGGGCCGGTCACCCTGTGGAGCTCTGGGCCTGGGAGTTGGGGAACAGGGGCTCCAAGAACCTTTCCCCAAGCCCAG GAGTTATGCCTCGAGCACTGGTTGCCTGGCGGGCCCTGGGACCACAGCTTCTCAACTCCTCCAATGAGCTGGCTACACGGCCTCTCCCTCCAACAGCCACCTCCCCTCGTGGAACCTCCCCACAGAGTCAGCAGAAACA GCCCTTGGTGGAGCGCCAAGCTTCCCCCTCCATCCCTTTGCCTGCAGCCCCCAGTCCCATCCTTAACTCCCCCAGGCCCACCAGCCCCCAAGCCTCTTCCTTGTCTGGTCCCAGCCCAGCTTCTAGTCGCCTGTCTAGCTCTTCATTGTCATCGCTGGAGGAGGACCAGGATAGTGTGCTGACCCCTGAGGAGGTAGCCCTATGCCTGGAACTCAGTGAGGGCGAAGAGACGCCCAG GTGCCTCATCACCTCCCTCCCCAGGAGAtga